From one Streptomyces sp. CA-210063 genomic stretch:
- a CDS encoding glycosyltransferase, giving the protein MRTDSSPGTLPAREHLPAGNAGTPVLDVVIPVYNEEKDLQPCVLRLHEHLARTFPYAFRITIADNASTDTTPQVAARLEAELPEVTSFRLEQKGRGRALRTVWSVSDAPVLAYMDVDLSTDLNALLPLVAPLISGHSDLAIGSRLARSSRVVRGPKREFVSRAYNLILRGSLQARFSDAQCGFKAIRRDVAQVLLPLVEDTGWFFDTEMLVLAERAGLRIHEVPVDWVDDPDSTVHIVKTATDDLKGVWRVGKALATGSLALDRLARPFGDDPRDREIQDVPRGLARQLLGFCVVGGLSTLFYLLLYSGFRTFSGSQIANALALLVSAIANTAANRRLTFGVRGRSGVVKHQVQGLVVFGIGLALTSGSLAALNAATSDPAHSTELAVLIAANLAATVLRFLLFRAWVFPDRGDGSASAASTVVTTHHPAAPTYATSAAVRPGQPGPYGHQDRVQPMARPMAQRPAAPQNHRAEYATAPQAPYTNAPYTNAPYTNAPYTNAPYTNAPYTTTQFRAGEAADRTRGDATTQMRPVRPHDQDSRNAR; this is encoded by the coding sequence ATGCGAACCGACTCTTCTCCCGGCACCCTGCCGGCGCGGGAGCACCTCCCGGCCGGAAACGCCGGTACGCCTGTCCTGGACGTAGTGATCCCCGTCTACAACGAGGAGAAGGACCTCCAGCCGTGCGTCCTCAGACTGCACGAGCATCTCGCGCGCACCTTCCCGTACGCCTTCCGCATCACGATCGCGGACAACGCGTCCACGGACACCACCCCCCAGGTGGCCGCGCGGCTGGAGGCGGAGCTCCCCGAGGTCACGTCTTTCCGGCTCGAACAGAAGGGGCGCGGACGGGCCCTGCGGACCGTGTGGTCCGTGTCCGACGCGCCGGTCCTCGCCTACATGGACGTGGACCTGTCCACCGATCTGAACGCCCTGCTGCCGCTGGTGGCCCCGCTGATCTCCGGCCATTCGGACCTCGCGATCGGCTCCCGGCTCGCCCGCTCCTCGCGGGTGGTGCGCGGCCCCAAGCGGGAGTTCGTCAGCCGCGCGTACAACCTGATCCTGCGTGGCTCGCTCCAGGCCCGCTTCTCGGACGCGCAGTGCGGGTTCAAGGCGATACGCCGGGACGTGGCCCAGGTGCTGCTGCCGCTCGTCGAGGACACCGGGTGGTTCTTCGACACCGAGATGCTGGTGCTCGCGGAGCGGGCCGGGCTCAGGATTCATGAAGTGCCGGTGGACTGGGTCGACGACCCGGACTCCACCGTCCACATCGTGAAGACCGCCACCGACGACCTCAAGGGCGTCTGGCGGGTGGGGAAGGCGCTGGCCACCGGGTCCCTCGCACTGGACCGGCTCGCCCGGCCGTTCGGGGACGACCCCCGCGACCGCGAGATCCAGGACGTGCCGCGCGGCCTCGCCCGCCAACTCCTCGGCTTCTGCGTCGTCGGCGGCCTCTCCACTCTCTTCTACCTGCTCCTCTACAGCGGCTTCCGGACGTTCTCGGGGTCGCAGATCGCCAACGCGCTCGCCCTGCTGGTCTCGGCGATCGCCAACACGGCGGCCAACCGGCGCCTGACCTTCGGCGTCCGCGGCCGGAGCGGTGTCGTCAAGCACCAGGTCCAGGGCCTGGTGGTGTTCGGCATCGGCCTGGCCCTCACCAGCGGCTCGCTGGCCGCCCTCAACGCGGCGACCTCCGACCCCGCGCACTCCACGGAACTGGCGGTCCTCATCGCCGCCAACCTCGCGGCGACGGTGCTGCGGTTCCTGCTCTTCCGGGCGTGGGTGTTCCCGGACCGCGGCGACGGGAGCGCCTCCGCGGCCTCGACCGTCGTCACCACGCACCACCCGGCCGCGCCCACGTACGCGACGTCCGCAGCGGTGCGCCCGGGACAACCCGGGCCCTACGGCCACCAGGACCGTGTCCAGCCGATGGCCCGGCCGATGGCCCAGCGCCCGGCGGCGCCCCAGAACCACCGCGCCGAGTACGCGACGGCGCCCCAAGCCCCGTACACGAACGCCCCGTACACGAACGCCCCGTACACGAACGCCCCGTACACGAACGCCCCGTACACGAACGCCCCGTACACCACGACCCAGTTCCGCGCCGGTGAAGCCGCGGACCGCACGCGGGGGGACGCGACCACGCAGATGCGGCCGGTGCGCCCGCACGATCAGGATTCGAGGAACGCACGATGA
- a CDS encoding ArnT family glycosyltransferase codes for MTTQFETTSGPGGAEPSWGPPEATTTVQEVVVPEAPDAPTAPDAGDPRQPFAKRLWRGRPEDHRWIRPGFLLTLLLIGGLYTWNLTASGYANSFYSAAVQAGSQSWKAFFFGSLDSANAITVDKPPASLWPMALSVRLFGLNSFAILFPQVLMAVATAGVLWAAVRRRFNATAGFITMAVFALTPVAALMFRFNNPDAALALLMAAAVHCTLRAMEKAQTKWLVWAGVAIGLAFLVKTLQAFLILPVLALVYVFCAPASVKKRVSQVLLAGLAMVVAGGWWVAIVELWPASSRPYIGGSQNNSFLELTFGYNGLGRLNGEETGSVGGGGGGGGNWGETGWDRMFGSSIGGQISWLIPAALILLGAAIWATRKLKRTDATRAAFLLWGGSLLITMVVFSFMQGIFHEYYTVALAPYIAPLIGMGAALLWDRRTKFWATITMAGAMTATAVWGYVLLNRSSDYLPWLKWVVLVGGLVAALGLVFVGRLSRQLALAVVGLSFVTAVAGPTAYTLTTLNEGHTGSIVTAGPSTGGGMGGGPGGGGGMGRGPGGGGMPGQNNQQGGQNGNGQTGNGQMGQPPTGGGQSNQQGQGTGQTQTGPGGGGMGDGRGGGGGMGGLINGTSVSDEAKELLEKNVSDYTWAAAAIGAQNAASYQLSTGDPVMAIGGFNGTDPSPTLAEFKKYVEGGEIHYFISSGSGGGMGGSSDGTSSQITSWVQENFESVTVDGTTFYDLTQPKSDS; via the coding sequence ATGACCACGCAGTTCGAGACAACGAGCGGGCCGGGGGGTGCGGAGCCCTCCTGGGGACCGCCCGAGGCGACAACAACCGTGCAGGAAGTGGTGGTTCCGGAAGCGCCCGACGCGCCTACGGCCCCCGACGCCGGTGATCCCAGGCAGCCCTTCGCGAAGCGGCTGTGGAGAGGCCGCCCGGAGGACCACCGCTGGATACGCCCCGGTTTCCTCCTCACGCTGCTGCTGATCGGCGGCCTCTACACCTGGAACCTCACGGCCTCCGGCTACGCCAACTCCTTCTACTCGGCGGCCGTACAGGCGGGCAGCCAGTCCTGGAAGGCCTTCTTCTTCGGCTCGCTGGACTCCGCCAACGCCATCACCGTCGACAAGCCCCCGGCCTCGCTGTGGCCGATGGCGCTCTCGGTGCGGCTCTTCGGCCTCAACTCCTTCGCGATCCTGTTCCCGCAGGTCCTGATGGCCGTCGCCACCGCCGGGGTGCTGTGGGCGGCCGTACGCCGTCGCTTCAACGCCACGGCCGGCTTCATCACCATGGCGGTCTTCGCGCTCACGCCCGTCGCCGCGCTGATGTTCCGCTTCAACAACCCGGACGCGGCCCTCGCGCTGCTGATGGCCGCCGCGGTCCACTGCACGCTCCGCGCGATGGAGAAGGCACAGACGAAGTGGCTGGTCTGGGCGGGTGTCGCCATCGGCCTCGCCTTCCTCGTCAAGACCCTGCAGGCCTTCCTGATCCTGCCGGTCCTCGCACTGGTGTACGTCTTCTGCGCACCGGCCTCGGTGAAGAAGCGGGTCAGTCAGGTGCTGCTCGCCGGGCTCGCGATGGTCGTCGCCGGTGGCTGGTGGGTCGCGATCGTCGAGCTGTGGCCCGCGTCCTCCCGCCCGTACATCGGCGGCTCGCAGAACAACTCCTTCCTTGAACTGACCTTCGGCTACAACGGTCTCGGCCGCCTCAACGGCGAGGAGACCGGCAGCGTCGGTGGCGGTGGCGGTGGCGGCGGCAACTGGGGCGAGACCGGCTGGGACCGGATGTTCGGCTCCTCCATCGGCGGCCAGATCTCCTGGCTGATCCCGGCCGCGCTGATCCTGCTGGGCGCCGCGATCTGGGCCACGCGAAAGCTCAAGCGCACCGACGCCACCCGCGCGGCCTTCCTCCTCTGGGGCGGCTCGCTGCTGATCACCATGGTGGTCTTCAGCTTCATGCAGGGCATCTTCCACGAGTACTACACCGTGGCCCTCGCCCCCTACATCGCACCGCTGATCGGTATGGGTGCCGCGCTCCTGTGGGACCGGCGGACCAAGTTCTGGGCGACGATCACGATGGCGGGGGCCATGACGGCCACCGCGGTCTGGGGTTACGTCCTCCTCAACCGCTCCTCCGACTACCTGCCCTGGCTCAAGTGGGTCGTGCTCGTCGGCGGTCTGGTCGCCGCGCTCGGCCTGGTCTTCGTCGGCAGGCTCAGCCGGCAGCTGGCCCTCGCGGTCGTCGGCCTCAGCTTCGTCACGGCGGTCGCCGGCCCGACGGCGTACACCCTCACCACCCTCAACGAGGGGCACACCGGTTCGATCGTGACGGCTGGTCCGTCCACCGGTGGTGGCATGGGCGGCGGCCCCGGCGGCGGTGGCGGCATGGGCCGCGGTCCCGGTGGCGGCGGTATGCCGGGCCAGAACAACCAGCAGGGCGGCCAGAACGGCAACGGTCAGACCGGCAACGGCCAGATGGGCCAGCCCCCGACCGGCGGCGGCCAGAGCAACCAGCAGGGCCAGGGCACCGGCCAGACCCAGACCGGCCCCGGCGGCGGTGGTATGGGCGACGGTCGTGGTGGTGGTGGCGGTATGGGCGGCCTGATCAACGGCACCTCCGTCAGCGACGAGGCCAAGGAACTGCTGGAGAAGAACGTGTCGGACTACACCTGGGCGGCCGCCGCCATCGGCGCCCAGAACGCGGCGAGCTACCAGCTCTCCACCGGCGACCCGGTCATGGCGATCGGTGGCTTCAACGGCACCGACCCGTCCCCGACCCTCGCGGAGTTCAAGAAGTACGTGGAGGGCGGCGAGATCCACTACTTCATCTCCAGCGGCTCCGGCGGCGGCATGGGCGGCAGCAGCGATGGCACCTCCTCGCAGATCACCTCCTGGGTCCAGGAGAACTTCGAGTCGGTGACGGTCGACGGCACGACGTTCTACGACCTGACGCAGCCGAAGAGCGACAGCTGA
- a CDS encoding MFS transporter encodes MPTPATPTESPGAIAQGHPQRWLILGVICLAQLTVLLDNTVLNVAIPSLTEELGATTSDIQWMINAYSLVQSGLLLTAGSAADRYGRKKLLIAGLVLFGIGSLVAGLAQSTGQLIAARAGMGVGGALLLTTTLAVAMQIFAPEEQPKAIGIWSAVNALGFAAGPLLGGFMLGHFWWGAIFLINLPVAALGLVAVIALVPESKNPQGDRPDLLGALLSTIGMTALVYAIISGPEHGWTSGQVLATAAVAVVVLAAFAYWESRVPYPMLDPHFFRDRRFTGAVAGAVLITFGMGGALFLLTQHLQFVLGYDALEAGLRTAPLALVVVALNFSGLSAKWTARLGMPVSIALGMVLMSGGLVSIATMASGGYTGTLLGLVLIGVGCAIANPAMAHAIMSAIPPAKAGVGAGINGTLAEFGTGLGVAVLGAVLNSRFAALVSVAAASLPAALAVADTAAEKAEVMSAFSSGVETSLLVGAVAVLLGGLVAAGLLRRAEKGDAELVVAH; translated from the coding sequence ATGCCGACCCCCGCCACCCCGACCGAGTCTCCTGGCGCCATAGCCCAGGGCCACCCCCAGCGCTGGCTGATCCTCGGGGTCATCTGTCTCGCCCAGCTCACCGTGCTGCTGGACAACACCGTGCTGAACGTGGCGATCCCCTCCCTCACCGAGGAGCTGGGGGCGACCACGTCGGACATCCAGTGGATGATCAACGCGTACTCGCTGGTGCAGTCGGGTCTGCTGCTCACCGCGGGCAGCGCGGCCGACCGCTACGGCCGTAAGAAGCTGCTGATCGCGGGCCTGGTGCTGTTCGGTATCGGCTCGCTGGTGGCCGGACTCGCCCAGTCCACCGGGCAGTTGATCGCCGCACGGGCGGGGATGGGCGTCGGCGGTGCGCTGCTGCTCACCACGACTCTCGCCGTGGCCATGCAGATCTTCGCGCCCGAGGAGCAGCCGAAGGCGATCGGCATCTGGAGCGCGGTCAACGCCCTCGGCTTCGCGGCCGGTCCCCTCCTCGGCGGTTTCATGCTGGGCCACTTCTGGTGGGGCGCGATCTTCCTGATCAACCTGCCGGTCGCCGCGCTGGGCCTGGTGGCGGTGATCGCCCTGGTCCCCGAGTCGAAGAACCCGCAGGGCGACCGGCCGGACCTGCTGGGCGCGCTGCTGTCGACCATAGGCATGACCGCCCTCGTCTACGCGATCATCTCGGGCCCCGAGCACGGCTGGACGTCCGGTCAGGTACTGGCCACGGCCGCCGTCGCCGTGGTCGTCCTCGCGGCCTTCGCGTACTGGGAGAGCCGTGTCCCGTACCCCATGCTGGACCCGCACTTCTTCCGCGACCGGCGGTTCACCGGCGCCGTCGCCGGAGCGGTCCTCATCACCTTCGGCATGGGCGGCGCGCTCTTCCTGCTGACCCAGCATCTGCAGTTCGTGCTCGGCTACGACGCGTTGGAGGCGGGGCTGCGGACCGCGCCCCTCGCCCTGGTCGTCGTCGCGCTCAACTTCTCCGGGCTGTCGGCGAAGTGGACGGCCAGGCTCGGGATGCCGGTGTCGATCGCGCTGGGCATGGTGCTGATGTCCGGCGGTCTGGTCTCCATCGCGACGATGGCCTCCGGCGGTTACACCGGGACCCTGCTCGGGCTGGTGCTGATCGGGGTGGGCTGCGCGATCGCCAACCCGGCGATGGCGCACGCGATCATGAGCGCGATTCCGCCCGCGAAGGCGGGGGTGGGGGCCGGGATCAACGGCACGCTCGCGGAGTTCGGGACGGGGTTGGGGGTGGCCGTGTTGGGGGCGGTGCTCAACTCCCGGTTCGCGGCGCTGGTTTCCGTGGCGGCGGCGTCGTTGCCCGCGGCGCTGGCGGTGGCGGATACGGCGGCGGAGAAGGCGGAGGTGATGTCCGCGTTCTCCTCCGGGGTGGAGACGAGTTTGCTGGTGGGGGCGGTGGCTGTGTTGCTTGGGGGGTTGGTGGCGGCGGGGTTGCTGCGCAGGGCGGAGAAGGGGGATGCGGAGTTGGTGGTCGCCCACTGA